The genomic region CCGCCGTTCTCGTCCATCAACCACAGACGGGCGGCCTTGCCACTGCCCTTCCTGAGGGCGGCGATCCTGCGCCCCGAGGACACCCAGGCCGCACCCCTGTAGTCGCCGTCGGTCGTCAACCGGCGGGTCGCGCCCGTGGCCACGTCAACCGTCCACAGGTCATAAGCCGGGCTATCGAGCCACTTGGGCAGCTCGGCCCAGCTCTTGATGGGGGGAAGCACCTGCGCGATCAGCAGAAGGCGCGATCCATCCGGCGACCAGGTCGGGGGGTAGAACATGGAAAGCGCAGGGCTTGTGCCTCCCCGGACCTGCCGTTTGCCGGCGCCGTCCGGTCGCATGATCTCGATTCGGCTGGAAAACAGGGCCGTGGACCGAACATAGGCCACAAGCTTGCCGTCCGGCGAGATCGCGGGCGCGCTGGCAGACGCGCCGTAGGTGAGCCGAATGGCCTTACCGCCAGGTTGCACCGCGGTGACGTATTCCTTCGGCTCGCGCTCGGCCAGGAACGGCACACCCCACTCCAGCCAGGCCCCCAGCGCCAGTACGCCGATCACCGAGACCACCCCCAGCGGGTAGCTCCAGGCCACCAGCCTGCCGGGCCGATGCGCCCTCGTCGCTTCTCCGGTTCCGGGGGAGTCGGAAGCCTCGAGCAGGAGCTGCCGGGCGCGGTCGTAGATGGACACGGCCGGTCGGTAGAGGAAAACCAACGGCACGAACAACGCGCCCATTCCCGTCAATAAATAGGAAGCAGGCGGGTCTTGGTAGCGCGCCGCGAGGTACAGGATGCCCCAGGTGACCAGGAAGATCCCCGGGATTGACAGCCTTCGGAGCTTGGCCCGCCGCGACAGCCGATCACGAAAGGCCAGCGCGCGGGCCTCCGCCTCGAAATGAGTGCCCAGTCGGCGGCCCTCCACCGCCACCGCACAGAGGCCGCCTCCCAATCCGATGGCAATCCCGACCAGGGGATTCATCCCCGGCAGACGCCCCATGCCCGTGATGCGCAGAAACGCCAGGTAGACAAATGTGTAGAGTGCGACCAGGGCTATCCCCTCGACCCCCAGGAGCAGGTAACAACGGGGATGTTGCACCCTGAAGCGCAGCGGCAGCCTGGCGCCTTTCGTCTGTTCGCTTGTCATGGCGGATCCCCCAGTGGGCCGATTGCGGCCCGCATCATTCTACCCCTCGCCACCACTCGCTGCAACCGGCGGGGACGGGGCGCGTTCGCGGGGAGGGGGGATCGCCCGACTCTCCCCACCAGAATCGAACGCGCCCGCGGGCGGACGTGCCCGCCGGACGCTGTCGGGCGTTGATATCTGTCTAGCGGCCCGCGGCTTGGCAGGAGCCGACGCCGCGCCACAGAAGAACGACTGCGGAGGAGTCACCTGGATCCGACGCCAGGCGCTAACGCCGGCGATGGGGATGCGGGTGCATAGATGAGCGTGAAACGTAACGCCGTATTGCTGGTCGTCTTCGGCATGCTCACCGCCGGGCTAATCGAGCTGCAGCGGCGCAACGTCTCCTTCGGCTTTCTCCCCAGCGTGGTGGAGAAGGGGGCCGAGATTCACGGATGGCCCGTGCTGCTGCTGCTGGCGGTGGTCTTCGGCATTGTGGCCGCCAACCAACTGATCATGCTGCTCATCGGCGCCCAGGTCACTCTGCGCCGCGGCGCGCCGGGTGAAGTGCGCATGTTGGGCGGGCTGGTGCGCTTCGCGGCGGCGCTGGCGATAGGGCTTGCCATCCTGGTGTCCGTCGGCCGCATCGGCGTGCTCGGGGCCGGATTCGCGCTGTTCGGCGGCATGCTCTTGGGCTGGTCGCTGCAGGCGCCGGTGAGCGGGATGGCGGCGTGGGCGCTGATCAACATCAAGCGCCCCTTCCGCGTCGGCGACCGCATCATGCTGCCGTCGCTCGGGATGAACGGCGACGTCATTGACATCGGCTTGATGTACACCTCGCTCAACCAGGTCGGCGGCACCATCGGCAGCGAAGAGGCCATCGGTCGCCACATCCTCATCCCCAACGCCATGCTCTTCACCCAGGTCGTCATCAACTACACGCCGGAGATGGGCGCCGACGAGCAGGCGCATTTCCTGGATGAGGTCATCGTCCGCATCACCTTCAACTCGGACTGGGAGGCGGCTGAGCAGATTCTGCTCAACGCCGCGCGCGACGTCACCGGGCGCATCATCGCCGAGACCGGTCAGCAGCCCTACATCCGCTCTGACTTCTACGATTACGGGGTTTACATGCGCCTGCGCTACATGACCCTCGCCACCGACCGCCCGCGCATCACCCACGAGCTCACCCGGCGCATCTTCCGCGACTTCCAGCGCGACTTGCGGGTGGACCTCGCCATCCCCTACGTCTATTCCTACCGCCACACGTTGTCGGCGGAACGCTTCCGTTATCCCGACAAGGACGAGCAGGTGCAGGAGATCGCGGTCGTCGAGATCGACGATGCCTGGGTCCCCGGATCGCTGCCGCCGCATGAGGAGGAGGCGATCGCAGACCTCGCGCACCATATCGAGGCGGTCGGGCTGCTGCAGCCGCTGGTGCTCGAACCCCTGCCGAACGGCCGTTATCGGGTGCTGGCCGGGGTCAACCGCCTGCGGGCGTGCAAGCACCTGGGATGGACGCGCGTGCCCGCCACTATGCGCCCGCCGGGGGCGCCGCCGGCCCGGTGACGGCGGCCTGAGGCCCATGCGCGTCCGGCCTCAGGCACATCGCTCCGAGCGGGCTGCGCGGACTGCGTGGCGGGGAGAGCGTGCGCCTGCGCCGTAGCGGGCCCGCAGAAGCTCCCGCTCTCGCTCACCTCGCAGTACGTTGCGCCGCGGGCGTCGAAGCGACAGCGGGAGGACGACCATGGGAAATCATGCAGCAGGCCCCGAGGGGCCGACCGGGATCATCCGCGACCACCTGGCCAACGAGCGCACGCTGCTGGCGTGGACGCGCACGGCCCTGGCGGCGGCGGCGCTGGGGTACGTCATCGCCAGGGTGCAAATAGGTCCCTATGACGGCGTCGCCCTCCCCCACCGCGACCCGGTCTGGTCGGGCTGGGCGGGCGCGGTCTTCGTCCTGGTCGCCCTGGCGATGGAGGTCATCGGCATCTGGCGCTACGTCGACCTGCGCGTGCGCCTGCGCGGCCACCCCTTTCGCCCCCTGGGGTGGGCGATGATCGCCCTCAGCGTCGGCATCGCTGCCGCCATCCTCTTGCTGTTCGTTTACCTGCTGATGACGCGCCCCCCGGGATAGACCGAGACCATGCATTCCGAGCGTGAAGCGTTCACCCAACGAGTGATGTCACCCTGAGCCTTGCCCGCCTGCGGCGGGAGGGGCGCACCCACCCTGCGCCGAAACTGGACTACATGAAGCGCAGACCCCGCCGCCCCAAGGACGCGCCGCCCATCGTCGAGCCGGCGGCGGCCTCGCCCCGGCACCAGCGCCGGGTGTACCTCGGCGTCAGCGGCTTCGTGCTCATTGCCTTCATCCTGCACGCAGCCATCTATGGCGCGCCAGTGTTCACGGTGGACGACGCCTACATCACGCTCCACAACGCGCAAGTGCTGCACTCGGGGCGCGATCCCAACTTCGCCAGCACCCCGGCATTGGCTGGCGCCACCAGCGCCATCCACCTAGCGCTGGTGTACGGGTTGATGTTCGCGCTGCCCGCGGCATGGGCGGGGGCGGGGGCGCTGTGGCTGGCGATCCTCGCGTACGCGCTGGGGCTGGCGCGATTGGCGTTCTTGC from Armatimonadota bacterium harbors:
- a CDS encoding ParB N-terminal domain-containing protein codes for the protein MSVKRNAVLLVVFGMLTAGLIELQRRNVSFGFLPSVVEKGAEIHGWPVLLLLAVVFGIVAANQLIMLLIGAQVTLRRGAPGEVRMLGGLVRFAAALAIGLAILVSVGRIGVLGAGFALFGGMLLGWSLQAPVSGMAAWALINIKRPFRVGDRIMLPSLGMNGDVIDIGLMYTSLNQVGGTIGSEEAIGRHILIPNAMLFTQVVINYTPEMGADEQAHFLDEVIVRITFNSDWEAAEQILLNAARDVTGRIIAETGQQPYIRSDFYDYGVYMRLRYMTLATDRPRITHELTRRIFRDFQRDLRVDLAIPYVYSYRHTLSAERFRYPDKDEQVQEIAVVEIDDAWVPGSLPPHEEEAIADLAHHIEAVGLLQPLVLEPLPNGRYRVLAGVNRLRACKHLGWTRVPATMRPPGAPPAR
- a CDS encoding DUF202 domain-containing protein, translating into MGNHAAGPEGPTGIIRDHLANERTLLAWTRTALAAAALGYVIARVQIGPYDGVALPHRDPVWSGWAGAVFVLVALAMEVIGIWRYVDLRVRLRGHPFRPLGWAMIALSVGIAAAILLLFVYLLMTRPPG